From one Lycium ferocissimum isolate CSIRO_LF1 chromosome 7, AGI_CSIRO_Lferr_CH_V1, whole genome shotgun sequence genomic stretch:
- the LOC132065005 gene encoding guanine nucleotide-binding protein subunit beta-2 isoform X2, producing MPKAGFSESSPSEAGDFERLPSSPDMFPRPFLKNAILRAPVIITLLHSVYSLDWTPEKNRIVSASQDGRLIVWNALTSQKTHAIKLPCAWVMTCAFSPSGQSVACGGLDSACSIFNLNSPIDKDGNHPVARMLSGHKGYVSSCQYVPDEDTHLITSSGDQTCVLWDITTGLRTSVFGGEFQSGHTADVLSVSISSSNPRLFVSGSCDTTARLWDTRVASRAQRTFHGHEGDVNTVKFFPDGNRFGTGSDDGTCRLFDIRTGHQLQVYYQPHGDGDIIPHVTSMAFSISGRLLFVGYSNGDCYVWDTLLAKVVLNLGSVQNSHDGRISCLGLSADGSALCTGSWDTNLKIWAFGGHRSVI from the exons ATGCCAAAG GCAGGATTCTCTGAGAGCAGTCCAAGTGAAGCAGGAGACTTTGAGAGGCTGCCTAGTTCTCCAGACATGTTTCCAAGGCCATTCCTCAAGAATGCCATTTTGAGAGCTCCAGTAATTATCACTCTCCTTCACAGT GTATATTCACTGGACTGGACTCCTGAAAAAAATCGTATAGTCAGTGCATCCCAAGATGGTAGATTAATAGTGTGGAATGCTCTCACAAGCCAGAAAACCCATGCAATTAAGCTTCCATGCGCTTGGGTCATGACCTGCGCCTTCTCTCCTAGTGGACAGTCTGTTGCTTGCGGTGGCCTTGACAGTGCCTGCTCTatcttcaacttaaattcaCCGATTGATAAGGATGGGAACCATCCAGTAGCAAGAATGCTTAGTGGGCATAAGGGGTATGTGTCTTCATGTCAGTATGTCCCAGATGAGGATACTCACCTAATAACTAGTTCCGGTGATCAAACATGTGTTCTTTGGGATATTACTACTGGCCTAAGAACTTCTGTATTTGGAGGTGAATTTCAATCTGGACACACCGCAGATGTACTAAG TGTCTCAATTAGTTCATCCAACCCCAGACTGTTTGTGTCTGGGTCCTGTGACACAACTGCTCGACTGTGGGACACCCGAGTTGCTAGTCGAGCTCAACGAACATTTCATGGTCACGAGGGAGATGTTAATACTGTAAAGTTCTTCCCTGATGGTAATAGATTTGGAACTGGTTCAGATGATGGAACCTGCAGATTATTTGACATTAGGACTGGACACCAGCTGCAAGTATACTACCAGCCACACGGTGACGGTGATATTATCCCTCATGTGACTTCCATGGCATTTTCTATCTCAGGCCGTCTTCTCTTCGTTGGGTACTCTAATGGTGATTGTTACGTGTGGGACACCCTACTAGCAAAG GTGGTCCTAAACTTGGGATCAGTTCAAAACTCTCATGATGGGCGAATAAGTTGTTTGGGACTGTCAGCTGATGGAAGCGCCTTATGTACAGGAAGTTGGGATACAAACCTGAAG ATTTGGGCTTTTGGAGGGCACAGAAGTGTGATATGA
- the LOC132065005 gene encoding guanine nucleotide-binding protein subunit beta-2 isoform X1, giving the protein MSVSELKERHMAATQTVNDLREKLKQKRLQLLDTDVSDYAKSQGKTPVTFGPTDLVCCRILQGHTGKVYSLDWTPEKNRIVSASQDGRLIVWNALTSQKTHAIKLPCAWVMTCAFSPSGQSVACGGLDSACSIFNLNSPIDKDGNHPVARMLSGHKGYVSSCQYVPDEDTHLITSSGDQTCVLWDITTGLRTSVFGGEFQSGHTADVLSVSISSSNPRLFVSGSCDTTARLWDTRVASRAQRTFHGHEGDVNTVKFFPDGNRFGTGSDDGTCRLFDIRTGHQLQVYYQPHGDGDIIPHVTSMAFSISGRLLFVGYSNGDCYVWDTLLAKVVLNLGSVQNSHDGRISCLGLSADGSALCTGSWDTNLKIWAFGGHRSVI; this is encoded by the exons ATGTCAGTTTCAGAGCTGAAAGAGCGGCACATGGCCGCTACACAGACTGTAAATGATCTCCGTGAAAAACTTAAGCAAAAACGTCTCCAATTACTCGACACTGATG TTTCTGATTATGCAAAGTCTCAAGGTAAAACTCCGGTTACCTTTGGCCCAACAGATCTGGTTTGTTGTAGGATCCTTCAAGGACACACTGGAAAG GTATATTCACTGGACTGGACTCCTGAAAAAAATCGTATAGTCAGTGCATCCCAAGATGGTAGATTAATAGTGTGGAATGCTCTCACAAGCCAGAAAACCCATGCAATTAAGCTTCCATGCGCTTGGGTCATGACCTGCGCCTTCTCTCCTAGTGGACAGTCTGTTGCTTGCGGTGGCCTTGACAGTGCCTGCTCTatcttcaacttaaattcaCCGATTGATAAGGATGGGAACCATCCAGTAGCAAGAATGCTTAGTGGGCATAAGGGGTATGTGTCTTCATGTCAGTATGTCCCAGATGAGGATACTCACCTAATAACTAGTTCCGGTGATCAAACATGTGTTCTTTGGGATATTACTACTGGCCTAAGAACTTCTGTATTTGGAGGTGAATTTCAATCTGGACACACCGCAGATGTACTAAG TGTCTCAATTAGTTCATCCAACCCCAGACTGTTTGTGTCTGGGTCCTGTGACACAACTGCTCGACTGTGGGACACCCGAGTTGCTAGTCGAGCTCAACGAACATTTCATGGTCACGAGGGAGATGTTAATACTGTAAAGTTCTTCCCTGATGGTAATAGATTTGGAACTGGTTCAGATGATGGAACCTGCAGATTATTTGACATTAGGACTGGACACCAGCTGCAAGTATACTACCAGCCACACGGTGACGGTGATATTATCCCTCATGTGACTTCCATGGCATTTTCTATCTCAGGCCGTCTTCTCTTCGTTGGGTACTCTAATGGTGATTGTTACGTGTGGGACACCCTACTAGCAAAG GTGGTCCTAAACTTGGGATCAGTTCAAAACTCTCATGATGGGCGAATAAGTTGTTTGGGACTGTCAGCTGATGGAAGCGCCTTATGTACAGGAAGTTGGGATACAAACCTGAAG ATTTGGGCTTTTGGAGGGCACAGAAGTGTGATATGA